In Streptococcus porcinus, the genomic window TAAAGGGATTGTTGCAGCAAGTTTAGGACGTTTATTAAAGAACCGCGGGTTAAAAGTAACTATTCAGAAATTCGATCCCTACATCAATATTGATCCAGGGACAATGAGTCCATATCAGCATGGAGAAGTATATGTAACGGATGATGGTGCTGAGACTGACCTTGATTTAGGGCACTATGAACGTTTTATCGATATTAATTTAAATAAATATTCGAACGTTACAACGGGCAAAATATACAGTGAAGTATTGCGTAAAGAGCGTAAAGGCGAGTATTTAGGCGCAACGGTTCAAGTTATTCCACATATCACAGATGCCTTAAAAGAAAAGATTAAAAGAGCAGCTACAACAACCGATTCGGATGTTATTATCACAGAAGTTGGTGGAACAGTTGGGGATATTGAAAGTTTGCCATTCTTAGAAGCTCTCCGTCAAATGAAAGCTGATGTGGGTTCTGATAACGTTATGTATATCCATACGACCTTGTTACCTTATCTTAAAGCTGCTGGCGAAATGAAAACGAAACCGACACAACATTCAGTGAAAGAGTTGCGCGGCTTAGGTATCCAGCCTAATATGCTTGTTATTCGTACAGAAGAAGAAGTTGAAGATGGTATTAAAAACAAGTTAGCACAGTTTTGTGATGTTGAACCAGAAGCTGTTATTGAATCACGTGACGTTGAACATCTCTATCAAATTCCATTGAATTTACAAGCTCAAGGTATGGATCAAATTGTTTGTGATCATTTGAAATTGGATGTTCCAAAAGCAGATATGACTGAGTGGACCGCTATGGTTAATAAGGTTATGAATCTTGAAAAAACAACTAAAATTGCACTTGTTGGAAAATATGTTGAATTACCAGATGCCTACTTATCCGTTGTTGAAGCTTTGAAACATTCAGGTTATGAAAATAACACAGCAATCGATTTAAAATGGGTAAATGCCAATGATTTGACGTCTAAAAATGTAGCAACTTTACTGGGAGATGCTGATGGTATAATTGTTCCTGGAGGCTTTGGTCAACGTGGCACGGAAGGTAAAATTCAAGCTATTCGTTATGCTCGTGAACAGGATATTCCAATGTTGGGTATTTGTTTAGGCATGCAACTAACTTGTGTTGAATATGCTCGAAATGTTTTAAATTTAGAAAATGCTAACTCTGCAGAGCTTGATCCAGAAACTCCTTACCCAATCATTGACATTATGCGTGATCAAATTGATATCGAAGATATGGGTGGTACCTTGCGTTTAGGTTTATACCCATGCAAGTTAAAATCTGGTTCAAAAGCAGCAACTGCTTATAATAATCAAGAAGTTGTTCAAAGACGTCATCGTCATCGTTACGAGTTTAACACTAAATTCCGTTCAGAGTTTGAAGCTGCAGGTTTTGTTTTCTCAGGCGTTTCACCGGATAACCGCTTGATGGAAATTGTTGAGCTACCAGAGAAAAAATTCTTTGTAGCAGCCCAGTATCATCCAGAACTTCATAGTCGTCCGAACCATGCTGAGGAGCTCTACACAGCATTTATTACCGCAGCCGTTGAAAACAGCAAGTAATATTATTATAAACTTGAAAGTGATTTCAAAACAGTGTTATAATAACCCAAAGAGGTTATGCTATGATTACACTATTTTTACCCCTGCTTGAAAGAGTTGGGTTGATCATTCTATTGGCTAATCTATTAATGATTAGCCCTTTTTATAAGCGGATGATGTATCACCGCGATTCTTTACGGGTACGTTGGCTTCTGATTTTGACCTTTAGTGTTTTTGCCATAATTAGTAATTTCACTGGGGTTCTTGTCAATGCCCCTTATGATATCGGAAATGGAGGCTTAGTCAATCTGTCATCTCACACCTCCATTGCTAATACAAGAACCTTAACCATTGGGATGTCGGGATTAATAGGCGGCCCCTTTGTCGGCTTTTTTGTCGGCGTGATTTCAGGAAGTGTGCGATGGTTCCAAGGAGGAAATGCGCCTCATACATACTTTATTTCCTCAGTTTTAATTGGGATTTTTTCTGGTTTACTAGGACGTATGAGCTTACGCAGAAAAAGCTATCCAGCTGTTTGGCAAGGGAGTTTATGTGGAGCATTAATGGAAATTATCCAGATGCTTTGTATCTATCTTTTCTCACCCGACAAGACACAAGCGGTAGAATTAATTAAAATTATAGCTATTCCTATGGTTTTTGTTAATGCTTTAGGAACAGGACTTTTCTTGTCAATCATTCTTGGAACGTTGAGGCAAGAAGAGAGCATGAAAGCTATCCAGACACACGATGTTTTAGCTTTGACGAATACAACTTTGCCTTATTTTCGTCAAGGGCTAACGCCAGAATCAGCCCAAAAAGCTGCTCTGGAGATAAAAAAATTTATGCGGGTTTCTGCTGTAAGTGTCACCAATAAAACCTCTATTTTAGCTCATGTGGGTGCTGCTAGTGACCACCACATCCCAGCTAAGAAAATTATCACTGATTTATCAAAAGAGGTTATTGAAACAGGGCAGATTCATGTGGCTAAGCATAAGTCAGAAATAGGTTGTCATGTGCCAGATTGCCCTTTAGCCGCTGCAATCGTTGTTCCCTTATATGTAAGAGGAAAAGTGGCAGGAACCTTTAAACTCTACTTTACTGATGCAGATCGTCTGACTTATGTTGAAGAAGAATTAGCTGGTGGCTTAGGAAATATCTTTTCGTCGCAACTAGAGCTCGGCCAGATGGCTATAGAGCAAGCTTTACTTAAAGATGCCGAAATTAAGTCCTTGCAGGCTCAAGTTAACCCTCATTTTCTTTTTAATGCTATCAATACCATCTCTGCTTTAATGCGCATTGATGGTGAGAAAGCACGTCACTTGCTTCTTCAGTTAGGGAATTATTTCCGAGCTAATATCACTAGCACACGTCATAATATTATTTCTGTTGCGGAAGAATTAAAACACTTGAATGCCTATCTAGCTATTGAACAGGCTCGCTTTCCAGATCGTTTTGAAATTCAAATGCGAATTCCTGAAAGCTTGCAACAAGCAGCCATACCACCATTTGTTATTCAAATTCTCGTTGAAAATGCCTTAAAGCATGCCTTTGCAGGGCGAAAAAAAGATAATCATGTCCGCGTAACGCTTTCTACTGATGACCAAATATTACACTTACAAGTTAAAGATAATGGGAAGGGTATTGCCTCTGATCTTCTTTCTAAGCTCGGAAAAGAAGTCGTTCCATCATCGCACGGTACAGGATCAGCGCTTGAAAATCTCAATCGCCGACTAATTAATCTATATGGTGATGCTTCACAATTAGTTATTAGTTCAAATGAACAAGGCTCTTGTTTTGACATATATTTACCATTACAATGGATTGAAGGAGATAAAGTATGAAAGTTGCCGTTATTGATGATGAACCATTAGCACGTATGGAACTGTCTTATCTACTGCAACAGACTAAAGAGGTAGAGAATATTTTTGAAGGGGAATCTATTGAAGATGCTTTTCAGATTATACTGACAGACCAACCAGATCTGCTTTTTTTAGATATTCATTTGACGGATGAAAGTGGCTTAGATTTGGCCAAACGCTTAACCAAGGTTCCTCATGCACCCCTTATTATTTTCGCAACTGCTTATGATAATCATGCTGTGGAAGCTTTTGAAGTTAATGCATTGGATTATATTCTAAAGCCTTTTGAAGAAACACGAATCAAGAAAGCTATTGAAAAAGCTAAGCTAGCTTTAGAAGTTCAAAATGCTAATTATTTATCTCAGATTAAAGCTGATAAAACAGTTGAACGTTTAACAATTGAAACGGACGAACGCATTTATTTGCTCCCATTTTCAGATATTATTTATTGTGAAGTTCAAGGAAAAGAAACGACAGTTTATACGAAAAAAGGTTCTTATACGAGTCATACCAGTTTATCAGCCATCGAAAAAAATTTGACATCCGACCGTTTTTTAAAGGTGCATCGTGCTTATATTATTAATCAAGAAGAGATAAAAGAGATTCAGCCTTGGTTTAATCAAACTTATCAGGTTACCATGTCTAATCAAGGAAAGGTTCCAGTTTCACGTTCCTATATTAAATCTTTTAAACAACAGCTAGGTCTCTAGTCTGTAACTTAAGCTAAAGAAAATGCATTTCATACTAGGGTGGAAGCCTTCTATTCTTAAAAGAGCTCACAGGGCTCTTTTTTGTCTATAATAAAGACAATAAAACAAGTTAGTCCGAGGGTGAAAAGGAGTTGCGTTATGAAAAAAACATATTCAGTTATTTATCAAAGTGTATTAATTGGAACAATCGTTTTAATATCTAAATTTATTGAAAGTCTACTTCCAATTACGATGCCTGCTTCTGTTATAGGTTTGGTCCTTATGTTTTTGGCTCTAAACTTTAATGTTATTAAGTTAGAACAAGTGGAGACAGTGGGAGATGCTTTGGTTAACAATATAGGTCTCTTCTTTGTTCCAGCAGGCATCTCAGTCATTAAATCACTTGGTTTATTACAAGCCCATTTCATTTTAGATATGATTTTAATCTTTGCTTCAACCCTAATTCTACTAGTGGCAACAGGTTGGATGACTCAATTAATCTTTCAACTTAATACAGCTTCAATATTCAAAAAGAGCTCTGCTTTTAGTCAAACACAGGAAAGAAATAGTAAGGCTTTTGCAAAATAAGAAAAGGAGTCAAGAAGATGGAAACATTTATTCAATTACTAAAGGTGTCGCCAATCTTTGGTGTTCTATTATCAGTAGGAACATTTTTCATCGGTCAGATATTATTTAAGAAGACCAAGGGCTTCTTCTTATTTGCTCCACTCTTTGTGGCCATGATTTTGGGGATTGCAACCCTGAAAGCCACTGGTATTAGCTTTGATCAATACAATAAAGGTGGTCAAATTATTGCTTTCTTCCTTGAACCTGCTACAATTTGCTTTGCTATTCCCCTCTATCGTAAAAGAGATGTTTTAAAAAAATATTGGGTTCAAATTTTAGGCGGTATCACTTTGGGAAGTATCGTTGCTGTATATGGAATTTATGTTATTTCGACTCTTCTACAATTGGGTAGAGTTGTCACAGCTTCAATGTTACCTCAAGCAGCAACGACAGCTATTGCAATGCCGACTTCGATAGCTATAGGTGGCTCAGCTGAGTTAACGTCATTAGCTTGTATTTTAAATGGTGTTATTATTTATGCACTGGCTAAGCCATTAATTAAGCTGTTTAAAATTAATGATCCAATCGCGCGTGGATTAGCTTTAGGAACAGCAGGGCATGCACTTGGTGTTTCAGCAGCAAAAGATTTTGGACAGGTGGAAGAATCAATGGGATCGATTGCCTTAGTCGTTGTTGGGGTGATTGTGACTGTAGTTGTTCCTACCCTAAGTAGTATACTTCTCTAATTATAAAAAAAGAAAGGTTAGCCCCTTTCTTTTTTGACTAAAATAAGGTAAACTATTTGGTATGAAAATAATTCGATTATCAAAGTATTTAATGGTTATCCTCTTACTACTAACAACGATTAGTGTAGGAGCTAGTTACTATTTTTTCCACGTTGCTCAAATCCGGGAAGAAAAATCCTTTATTAGCAAGGCTAAACGTGATAAAGACAATCCTTTGTATACCAGTGAGCAAGCATTTAATGCTCTAAAAGTTGAAAAATATTCTTTGACTAATAGAGGAAAAAAACAAGTTGCTTGGTATCTACCTGCCGAAAAACCGTCTCAAAAAACGGCTATAGTTGTCCATGGCTTTTTAAATAGTAAAGCAGGGATGAAACCTTATGCTATGCTATTTCATGATTTGGGCTATAATGTCCTAATTCCAGATAACGAAGCACATGGTGAAAGTGAAGGTAATATCATAGGATATGGTTGGAATGACCGCCAGAATTTAATCGCTTGGACCAAGCAGTTGGTTAAGGCAGATCCGAAAAGTCAAATTACTTACTTCGGTTTATCCATGGGAGCTGCTACGGTGATGATGGCTAGTGGTGAGAAACTACCAGAACAAGTTGTCAATATTATTGAAGATTGTGGTTACAATAGTGTTTGGGATGAATTGAAGTTTCAAGCTAAAAAAATGTACAATCTCCCAGCTTTTCCTCTCTTATATGAAGTTTCTGCTATTTCAAAGATCAGAGCCGGTTTTACTTATGGAGAAGCAAGTGCCCAAGAGCAACTGAAAAAAAACCACTTGCCAGTTCTATTTATTCATGGTGATAAAGATGATTTTGTGCCTACAAATATGGTTTATAACAATTATAAGGCGACATCAGGACCAAAAGAAATATATATTGTCAAGGGTGCTAAGCATGCACGAGCCTATGAAACTGACAAAAAACAATATGAAAAGGAAATTACAAACTTTTTGAAAAAATATCAAAAGTAAGGATTGACAGAAATACTCACAGCTGATATAATAAATGATGTTGCTGATGAGTAGCGGGGATGGCGGAATTGGCAGACGCGCAGGACTAAGGATCCTGTGACCGCTTTAGGTCGTGAGGGTTCAAGTCCCTCTCTCCGCATAATATTGAGTGAGTCTTTGACTCACTTTTTTTGTATTTAAAAAAGTTAAAATTGTGAAAAATTGAAAGGAGAAAACGTTTTACCCTTTAGCAAGTACTAGAAATTTGGTGCTAATTATGCTAGAATGGACAATGTAAACGGGATAACCCGAAAAATTAGAGGAGGCCTAACAAATGGCAATCGTTTCAGCAGAAAAATTTGTACAAGCAGCTCGTGAAAACGGATATGCTGTTGGTGGATTCAACACTAACAACTTAGAATGGACACAAGCAATTTTGCGTGCAGCAGAAGCTAAAAAAGCTCCAGTTCTTATCCAAACTTCAATGGGTGCTGCTAAATACATGGGTGGTTATAAAGTATGTCAATCACTTATTTCTAACCTTGTAGAATCAATGGGTATTACAGTTCCTGTAGCTATTCACCTTGACCATGGTCATTATGAGGATGCGTTGGAATGTATCGAAGTTGGTTACTCTTCAATCATGTTTGATGGTTCACATCTTCCAGTTGAAGAAAATCTTGCTAAAACTAAAGAAGTTGTTGAGTTAGCACATGCTAAAGGTGTTTCTGTAGAAGCTGAAGTTGGAACAATCGGTGGTGAAGAAGATGGTATCATCGGTAAAGGTGAACTTGCACCAATCGAAGATGCTAAAGCAATGGTTGAAACTGGAATTGATTTCCTTGCTGCAGGTATCGGTAACATTCATGGTCCATACCCAGCTAACTGGGAAGGTCTTGCTCTTGACCACTTAGAAAAATTAGCGGCAGCTGTACCAGGCTTCCCAATTGTATTACACGGTGGTTCAGGTATCCCTGACGATCAAATTAAAGCTGCTATCAAACTTGGTGTTGCTAAAGTTAATGTTAATACTGAAAGTCAAATTGCATTCTCTAATGCAACTCGCGAATTTGCTCGTAACTACGATGCAAACGAAGCAGAATACGATGGTAAAAAATTATTTGACCCACGTAAATTCTTGGCTCCAGGTATGAAAGCTGTACAAGCAGCAGTTGAAGAACGTATCGACGTTTTCGGTTCAGCAAACAAAGCATAATTTTAACTTAAAAAAAACTTACAAGTCCCTGTGAAACAATCTCTGATTGTGAACAAGCAAAGAATAATTTTGAGTAATAAATTGTTGAAAGTCCTAATTTGGGGCTTTCTTTTATAATCCTGCCTTAAAACTATAGTTTTATCCACTGCGAGAAAACTATGATTGAAAGTAACTGATGATGCTAAAGATCTCCCGCTGGAGATCTTTTTTTATAAAAAAAGTATCTCACTTCAAGTTTTTACCATAGATACGATAAGTTAGTCAAAGGAGGAGACCCCTCTACTAGGATACTTTAAGAGTCACATGACTTAAGTTTGAACTATTACTTATAGCACTATAAGAAATAGGAAGTTTACTCTTAAATAAGAAAGCGCTATCATTATTTTGAAAGGAAGGAAGCAAACATGAAAATTAGTAAACTTAATTTTACGGAACTTGTTTCATCTTATGACGAAAAATTTCCAATTTATCACATTCTAGATGAAGAAGGAAAAGTGGATGATCAAGAAGCGATGGATCAAATTAGTAATGAAGAATTGCTTGCATTGATGGAGGCGATTACTTGGGGACGTGCCATTGATGAGCGTGTTATTCTCTTAAACAGGCAAGGAGCGCTAAGTAATTACGCACCGGGTGGTGGCCAAGAAGCTAGTCAATATGGTGCTGTTTTAGCCTTAGATAAGAAGGATGTTTTTGCACCAACTTATCGTGATGTTTTTGCAGGCGTTAAATTTGGTTTGAAGCTCTCACAAGCTTTCTTGTGGTACAAAGGGCACTATGTTGCTAACCAATATCCTAAAGATTTAAATATGTATTCTCCAAATGTTATCGTTGGTGGAACCACTATTCAGGCATTAGGTAATGGTATTGCAAAACGGATGAAAGGTGAGAAACAAATTGCTTTATCATTATGTGGAGATTCTGCTACATCACAAGGTGATTTCTATGAAGCTCTTAACTTTGCAGGTGTCTTCAAGGCTAATCTTGTTGCAGTGGTTCAAAATAATGGTTATGGTATCTCAGTTCCCACCTCACATCAGACCAAGGCTGCTACTCTTGCTCAAAAAGCGGTCGCAGCTGGAATTCCAGCTGTAAGAATTGATGGCATGGATCCTGTTGCAGTATATTATACCGTAAAGAAAGCGCGGGAATATGCTATTGAAAATGGTCCTGTGCTTATTGAAAATATGACCTACCGTTTTGGTCCCCATACCATGTCTGATGATCCTAAACGTTATCGTGCTGATGAAGAAGTTGAAGAATGGCGACAAAAAGATCCGCTTATTCGACTTGGAAATTACCTGACTGAAAAAGGATTATGGAGTCAGGAAAAAGCTGACGCTATTTATGAAGATGTAAAGGTACAAGCGAAAGATGCTTTAGCAGAGATGGCAAAAACAGAGTCACAACATATTACAGAATTTTTAGAGTTTATGTATAAAGATAAGCCACAAAATATTAGAGAACAAATTGCTTATTATCAAGCAAAGGAGGAAAACTAAGATGCCAGTTTTAACATTAGCACAAGCCGTTACAGAGGGATTGCGTGAAGTGATGAAAAAACATGACAATGCCTTAATTTTTGGTGAAGATGTCGGCAAAAATGGTGGAGTTTTCCGTATAACTGCGGGGATGCAAGAGGAATTTGGTGAAAATCGTGTTTTTGATACACCTCTAGCTGAATCTGGAATTCTTCAAATGTCGGTAGGACTTGCACAAGAAGGTTTCTTACCCATTCCGGAAATGCAGTTTTCAGGTTTCATTGTAGAAGCTATGGATGCTTTAATTGCGCAAATTCCTCGTCAACGCTACCGTTCAGGTGGCACTCGGAGTGCTCAAATCACTATCCGAGCTCCTTATGGTGGTGGTGTTCATACGCCCGAACTGCATTCTGATAGTTTAGAAGGTTTTCTATCTCAAATTCCGGGATTACGTGTAGTTATCCCTTCATCAGCCTATGATGCAAAAGGTTTGATGATTTCTGCAATTGAATCTGAAGATCCAGTCTTTTTTCTCGAACACTTACGTCTTTATCGTACCGTTAAAGATGAAGTTCCAGAAGGTTACTACACTGTTCCTCTTGATAAAGCAAATGTTGTTCGTGAAGGATCAGATGTTACATTGATTGGCTATGGTCTGATGGTTCAATTAGCGCTTCAAGCAGCCGAACAACTAGAAAAAGAAGGGATCAGTGCTGAAGTTGTTGACTTACGTACGGTCTCACCGGTTGACTACGAAACTCTTCAAGCCTCAGTAGCTAAAACACATCGGGCAATTGTTCTTCAAGAAGCACAACGTCAAGCAGGTACTGCTGGGCAAATCATGTCTGAAATCAGTGAACGTAATTTTATGGATTTGGATGCTCCAATTGGGCGTATTACTGCTCCGGATACCATTTTTCCATTTGGTCTTGCCGAGGAAGATTGGATGCCAAGTGTTGAAGATATCGTTGTAAAAGCTAAAGAAACAGTAGAGTTCTAGGGAGGAGACAGGATGTATCAATATATATTACCTGATGCTGGTGAAGGCACTCATGAAAGTGTCATCATGGCATGGACTGCAAATGTAGGTGATAAGGTTACTGAAGATAAGACATTATTAGAAATTGAGAGTGATAAAGCTGTTGTTGAATTACCTAGTCCAATATCTGGTTTCCTCGCAAAAATCTACGTTGAAGCAGGAGATACTGGAATTGTTGGTGAACCAATTGCTGACATCGCTGAGACTGAAGAAGAATTAAAAGAATACTTAGCTAGTGGAAATAGTTCAGCATCAAGCCAAGCTCCAGCTGCAGTATCAAGTTCTAAAACAGAAGCTCCCGTTGAAGGAAAAACAGAAAGTCCAAAACAAACAGCTATCGTTGAAGGAGATTCTTCAGTTGATGTGCGTCTTCTTGCTGTACCACGCGTTCGTAAATATGCACGTTCAAAAGAGGTCGATTTACGCTTAGTAAAGGGCAGTGGAAACAATGGCAAAATCACTATGGAAGATGTTGATGCTTTCTTGGCAAATGGCGGTGCAACACAGGTAGCACAAGTCCAAGAACAAGCATCAAAAGTACATGAAGAAGTTGCTGAAGAAAAAGCAGTAGCCGCACCAAAAGTAACAAGTGAAGAGTTTGCAGAAGTGGTAGAAAAAATGCCAGCAATCCGTCGCACTATTGCTGATGCTTTAGCGAAAAGCTCAAGCGAAGTTGTGCAAGTTACAGTTTTTGATCAAGCAGAAGTTGATGCCCTTGTCGCTCACCGAAATAAGATGAAAGTCATTGCAGCAGAAAAAGGTATTAAATTAACCTTCACACCATACTTGGTGAAAGCATTAGTAGCAATGTTAAAGCGCTTCCCAGACTTAAACGTATCCATCAATATGGATAAAAACGAAATTAGCCACCATCAATATTACAATATTGGTGTTGCAACAGACACACCTCGTGGCTTAATGGTACCAATGATTCGTAACGCTGAACGTAAGAGTCTATTTGATATTGCAGAAGAAATTTCTGAGATTTCACAAAAAGCGCGTGATGGTAAACTTGGAACAGCTGATATGGGTAAAGGCTCAATATCAGTAACAAACGTTGGTGCTGCGGCAACAGCAGGCGTTTGGTCAACACCAATTATTAATTTACCAGAGATTGCTATCTTGAACGTTGGTCGTATTGATAAAATCTTTATGCCTGATGCAGAAGGTAATCCAGTATTGAAGAATGTCATGAAAATTTCTTTCGCATTCGACCATCGCGCAATCGACGGCGTTTATGCACAACAAGCTATTAACTTGCTTAAGTCTTACCTAAGCGATCCAGATTTATTGTTAGCAGAGGGGTAATAGCATGGTAGTAGGTGGATATACAAATGAAGTAGAAACTATTGTAATCGGTTCAGGACCTGGGGGCTATGTAGCAGCTATTCGTGCAGCCCAACTGGGACAAAAAGTTGTTATCATCGAAAAAGGAAATATTGGTGGCGCGTGTTTAAACGTTGGTTGTATTCCTTCTAAAGCCTTAATACAGGTTGGTCATGATTATGCCCATAGTAAAATGGCATCTCCTTATGGCATCAGTTTTGGAGAAACTAGCTTAGATTTTGCCAAAGCACAAGCTTGGAAAGACAGCCAAGTTGTTTCTAAACTAACAATGGGTGTTGAAACTTTATTGAAAAAGAATAAAGTCACTATTGTTAAGGGTGAAGCGCACTTTGTTTCCAAAGATACTGTTTTTGTAACACCAGAAGATGGTCTTGGAGAAGGTTATCGTTTTAAAAACGTGATTCTCGCTTTAGGAAGTCGTCCAATTGAATTGAAAGCTTTCCCATTTGGAGAAGATATTCTTGATTCAACTGGTCTCCTAAATTTGCAAGAGATACCTAAAGAATTAGCCATCATTGGTGGTGGTTATATCGGTATGGAATTAGCTATGGCTTATGCTAATCTTGGCAGCCACGTGACTATTTTAGAAGGCATGGACCGTGTATTAGGTGGGTTTGAGGCTGATTTAGTGAAACCAGTTCTTGATCAAGCAGCACAGCTTGGGATGACCATCATTACGGGTGCTAAAGCTTCTCGTTACGAAAAAACAGATCAAGGGCTTGATCTATTCTATGAAAATGGGGAAAAAGAAGAGAAAATCCAAGCTGATAAAATTGCGGTCCTTGTTGGCCGTCGTCCAAACACCGATAACATTTCTATTGAACTTGCTGGACTTAGCTTAGATGATAAAGGTCTCATTCCCGTTAATGAACAAATGCAAACTCAAGTGAAACATATTTATGCTATTGGTGATATTACAGCTGGTCCAGCTTTAGCACACAAGGCTTCTTTTGAAGCTAAGGTAGCCGCCGAAGCTATTGCCCAAGTTGAAGGTGTGGCGGCTGATTATCTTGTTATTCCGACGGTTGCTTACACGCAACCAGAAATTGCTACTGTTGGTATGACTAAAGCTGCCGCAAAAGAAGCTGGTATCGATGCAAAAGTTGCAACATTTAGATTTACAAGCAACGGTCGTGCTCTTTCAATGGCAAATCCTGAAGGTTTTGTTCGTTTAATTTCAGATAAAAAAGATAATAGAATTATTGGGGCCCAATTAGTAGGTCCTGGCGTGAGTGAGCTAATTGCAGAAATAACTTTAGCTATTGAAAATTTATTAACAGCTGAAGATATTACACTAACTATTCATAATCATCCAAGTTTAGCTGAAACAATTATGGATACAAGTGAAATCCTACTAGGACACGGAATTCATCAATAGAGGAATAGAAAATGGAAAATAAATTAACAGCAAAAGCATTCACAATGAATGTTTTAAATGGAATTGCGCTTGGAGCGGTAGTTGTGCTCATTCCGGGAGCCTTACTTTCCGAATTAGTGAAATCACTAGTACCTTCATTACCCTTTTTAAAACCATTAGTATGGGGACTAGGCATGTCCAACTCAGTAATGGGCTTGGTTTGTGGTGTTATGGTTGGTATGAATTTTAAATTCAATCCTATACAATCAGCATCTCTTGGTTTAGCAACACTTTTTGCCTCAGGTGCTATTTCGGCCAAAAACGGCATGATTATGATGCAGGGTACTGGTGACATCATTAATATGATGATTACTGCTGCTATTGGGGCAGGTTTGATCTTGTTAGTGGGAAATAGTTTGAAAGCCTATACTATTTTAGTTATTCCGCCACTTATGATGCTAGTGGTTGGTTTGATTGGACGCTTTCTCCTTCCTTATGTCTCAATGATTACGAAGCTGATTGGTATAGGAGTTGCCCAATTGCTCACCTTACAACCACTGATTATGTGTATTTTATTAGCGATTGTTTTTGGTTTCTTAATTGTTTCTCCTATTACAACAGTAGGGATTGCCCTTGCTATATCACTAACTGGAATAGGTTCAGGTGCTGCAAATGTAGG contains:
- a CDS encoding class II fructose-bisphosphate aldolase; translation: MAIVSAEKFVQAARENGYAVGGFNTNNLEWTQAILRAAEAKKAPVLIQTSMGAAKYMGGYKVCQSLISNLVESMGITVPVAIHLDHGHYEDALECIEVGYSSIMFDGSHLPVEENLAKTKEVVELAHAKGVSVEAEVGTIGGEEDGIIGKGELAPIEDAKAMVETGIDFLAAGIGNIHGPYPANWEGLALDHLEKLAAAVPGFPIVLHGGSGIPDDQIKAAIKLGVAKVNVNTESQIAFSNATREFARNYDANEAEYDGKKLFDPRKFLAPGMKAVQAAVEERIDVFGSANKA
- a CDS encoding thiamine pyrophosphate-dependent dehydrogenase E1 component subunit alpha — translated: MKISKLNFTELVSSYDEKFPIYHILDEEGKVDDQEAMDQISNEELLALMEAITWGRAIDERVILLNRQGALSNYAPGGGQEASQYGAVLALDKKDVFAPTYRDVFAGVKFGLKLSQAFLWYKGHYVANQYPKDLNMYSPNVIVGGTTIQALGNGIAKRMKGEKQIALSLCGDSATSQGDFYEALNFAGVFKANLVAVVQNNGYGISVPTSHQTKAATLAQKAVAAGIPAVRIDGMDPVAVYYTVKKAREYAIENGPVLIENMTYRFGPHTMSDDPKRYRADEEVEEWRQKDPLIRLGNYLTEKGLWSQEKADAIYEDVKVQAKDALAEMAKTESQHITEFLEFMYKDKPQNIREQIAYYQAKEEN
- a CDS encoding alpha-ketoacid dehydrogenase subunit beta, with protein sequence MPVLTLAQAVTEGLREVMKKHDNALIFGEDVGKNGGVFRITAGMQEEFGENRVFDTPLAESGILQMSVGLAQEGFLPIPEMQFSGFIVEAMDALIAQIPRQRYRSGGTRSAQITIRAPYGGGVHTPELHSDSLEGFLSQIPGLRVVIPSSAYDAKGLMISAIESEDPVFFLEHLRLYRTVKDEVPEGYYTVPLDKANVVREGSDVTLIGYGLMVQLALQAAEQLEKEGISAEVVDLRTVSPVDYETLQASVAKTHRAIVLQEAQRQAGTAGQIMSEISERNFMDLDAPIGRITAPDTIFPFGLAEEDWMPSVEDIVVKAKETVEF
- a CDS encoding dihydrolipoamide acetyltransferase family protein; translated protein: MYQYILPDAGEGTHESVIMAWTANVGDKVTEDKTLLEIESDKAVVELPSPISGFLAKIYVEAGDTGIVGEPIADIAETEEELKEYLASGNSSASSQAPAAVSSSKTEAPVEGKTESPKQTAIVEGDSSVDVRLLAVPRVRKYARSKEVDLRLVKGSGNNGKITMEDVDAFLANGGATQVAQVQEQASKVHEEVAEEKAVAAPKVTSEEFAEVVEKMPAIRRTIADALAKSSSEVVQVTVFDQAEVDALVAHRNKMKVIAAEKGIKLTFTPYLVKALVAMLKRFPDLNVSINMDKNEISHHQYYNIGVATDTPRGLMVPMIRNAERKSLFDIAEEISEISQKARDGKLGTADMGKGSISVTNVGAAATAGVWSTPIINLPEIAILNVGRIDKIFMPDAEGNPVLKNVMKISFAFDHRAIDGVYAQQAINLLKSYLSDPDLLLAEG
- the lpdA gene encoding dihydrolipoyl dehydrogenase, encoding MVVGGYTNEVETIVIGSGPGGYVAAIRAAQLGQKVVIIEKGNIGGACLNVGCIPSKALIQVGHDYAHSKMASPYGISFGETSLDFAKAQAWKDSQVVSKLTMGVETLLKKNKVTIVKGEAHFVSKDTVFVTPEDGLGEGYRFKNVILALGSRPIELKAFPFGEDILDSTGLLNLQEIPKELAIIGGGYIGMELAMAYANLGSHVTILEGMDRVLGGFEADLVKPVLDQAAQLGMTIITGAKASRYEKTDQGLDLFYENGEKEEKIQADKIAVLVGRRPNTDNISIELAGLSLDDKGLIPVNEQMQTQVKHIYAIGDITAGPALAHKASFEAKVAAEAIAQVEGVAADYLVIPTVAYTQPEIATVGMTKAAAKEAGIDAKVATFRFTSNGRALSMANPEGFVRLISDKKDNRIIGAQLVGPGVSELIAEITLAIENLLTAEDITLTIHNHPSLAETIMDTSEILLGHGIHQ
- a CDS encoding PTS transporter subunit IIC; its protein translation is MENKLTAKAFTMNVLNGIALGAVVVLIPGALLSELVKSLVPSLPFLKPLVWGLGMSNSVMGLVCGVMVGMNFKFNPIQSASLGLATLFASGAISAKNGMIMMQGTGDIINMMITAAIGAGLILLVGNSLKAYTILVIPPLMMLVVGLIGRFLLPYVSMITKLIGIGVAQLLTLQPLIMCILLAIVFGFLIVSPITTVGIALAISLTGIGSGAANVGICATGFGFAILGWSVNTHGTAIAHFIGSPKISMPVWVKNPKTLLPIICSAAACGILAYLFNIQGTPMSAGFGFSGLVGPINHLNLVKGGWSAMNILSALLVFIGGPVAFGFLFKHLFMNVLHLVKPEDYKLDI